In the Oncorhynchus keta strain PuntledgeMale-10-30-2019 chromosome 14, Oket_V2, whole genome shotgun sequence genome, one interval contains:
- the LOC118394029 gene encoding mevalonate kinase-like isoform X2, translated as MYSVCTRESYPPRRTRCRAWQAELGNVNELDAELVRMLRNFVGVSNGTLDTRSMAILAFLYIYLCVFAKSRELPSLTVSVWSELPTGAGLGSSAAYSVCLAAAMLSASGAIPSPLSDQENTARWGEVEMELINRWAFQGERIIHGNPSGVDNAVGTWGGILRYRSGKITALSRVPMLRILLTNTKVPRSTKVLVAGVKDKMNKFPSIINPVLESVDAVSCTCEQTLTEMASDTPTPEHYNVLEELIDINQHHLNVIGVGHTTLDTLCQVTLARGLHSKLTGAGGGGCGITLLRPETECSVIQNTIQDLRDCGYDCWETRIGAAGVQQHSPLAVKEQVLEVLARY; from the exons ATGTATAGTGTCTGCACCAGGGAAAGCTATCCTCCACGGAGAACACGCTGTCGTGCATGGCAAG CTGAGCTGGGGAATGTGAATGAGCTTGATGCAGAGCTTGTCAGGATGCTGCGAAACTTTGTTGGTGTATCAAACGGAACCTTGGATACTCGCAGCATGGCCATCCTAGCCTTCCTCTACATCTACCTCTGTGTCTTTGCCAAGTCAAG GGAGTTGCCCAGTCTGACGGTGTCTGTGTGGTCAGAGTTGCCAACGGGAGCGGGTCTGGGGTCCAGCGCTGCCTACTCTGTGTGCCTTGCTGCAGCCATGCTTTCTGCCAGTGGGGCCATCCCTTCTCCACTGAGTGACCAGGAAAACACAGCCAG GTggggtgaggtggagatggagctAATTAACAGGTGGGCGTTTCAGGGAGAGAGGATCATCCATGGGAACCCCTCAGGGGTAGACAATGCTGTGGGGACATGGG GTGGCATATTGAGATACCGTTCTGGGAAGATAACAGCCTTAAGCAG GGTCCCAATGTTAAGGATCCTACTCACGAACACCAAGGTCCCTCGCAGCACCAAGGTACTTGTTGCTGGAGTGAAGGACAAAATGAACAAG TTTCCCTCTATTATAAACCCTGTACTGGAGTCTGTGGATGCAGTCTCCTGCACCTGTGAGCAGACCTTAACAGAGATGGCCAGCGACACCCCCACACCAGAGCACTACAATGTCCTGGAG GAGCTTATTGACATCAACCAGCACCACCTGAATGTGATTGGTGTCGGACACACGACCCTGGACACCCTGTGCCAGGTCACCCTGGCCAGAGGTCTACACAGCAAGCTGACTGGTGCCGGAGGAGGGGGCTGTGGCATTACCTTGCTTAGACCAG AAACGGAGTGCTCGGTGATCCAGAACACGATCCAGGACTTGAGAGACTGTGGCTATGACTGCTGGGAGACCCGTATCGGGGCAGCAGGTGTGCAACAGCACTCTCCCCTCGCTGTGAAAGAGCAGGTCCTGGAGGTTTTGGCGCGCTACTGA
- the LOC118394029 gene encoding mevalonate kinase-like isoform X1 has product MQIKECIVSAPGKAILHGEHAVVHGKVALAVSLNLRTYLRLQATSTSKVCINLPNINTFLSWDVAVLKQLLPDSGAELGNVNELDAELVRMLRNFVGVSNGTLDTRSMAILAFLYIYLCVFAKSRELPSLTVSVWSELPTGAGLGSSAAYSVCLAAAMLSASGAIPSPLSDQENTARWGEVEMELINRWAFQGERIIHGNPSGVDNAVGTWGGILRYRSGKITALSRVPMLRILLTNTKVPRSTKVLVAGVKDKMNKFPSIINPVLESVDAVSCTCEQTLTEMASDTPTPEHYNVLEELIDINQHHLNVIGVGHTTLDTLCQVTLARGLHSKLTGAGGGGCGITLLRPETECSVIQNTIQDLRDCGYDCWETRIGAAGVQQHSPLAVKEQVLEVLARY; this is encoded by the exons ATGCAAATCAAGGAATGTATAGTGTCTGCACCAGGGAAAGCTATCCTCCACGGAGAACACGCTGTCGTGCATGGCAAG GTGGCTCTGGCTGTAAGTTTGAACCTGCGCACATACCTACGGTTGCAGGCCACATCCACCAGTAAAGTCTGCATCAATCTCCCCAACATCAACACTTTCCTCAGCTGGGATGTGGCCGTGTTGAAGCAGCTCCTCCCTGACTCTGGAG CTGAGCTGGGGAATGTGAATGAGCTTGATGCAGAGCTTGTCAGGATGCTGCGAAACTTTGTTGGTGTATCAAACGGAACCTTGGATACTCGCAGCATGGCCATCCTAGCCTTCCTCTACATCTACCTCTGTGTCTTTGCCAAGTCAAG GGAGTTGCCCAGTCTGACGGTGTCTGTGTGGTCAGAGTTGCCAACGGGAGCGGGTCTGGGGTCCAGCGCTGCCTACTCTGTGTGCCTTGCTGCAGCCATGCTTTCTGCCAGTGGGGCCATCCCTTCTCCACTGAGTGACCAGGAAAACACAGCCAG GTggggtgaggtggagatggagctAATTAACAGGTGGGCGTTTCAGGGAGAGAGGATCATCCATGGGAACCCCTCAGGGGTAGACAATGCTGTGGGGACATGGG GTGGCATATTGAGATACCGTTCTGGGAAGATAACAGCCTTAAGCAG GGTCCCAATGTTAAGGATCCTACTCACGAACACCAAGGTCCCTCGCAGCACCAAGGTACTTGTTGCTGGAGTGAAGGACAAAATGAACAAG TTTCCCTCTATTATAAACCCTGTACTGGAGTCTGTGGATGCAGTCTCCTGCACCTGTGAGCAGACCTTAACAGAGATGGCCAGCGACACCCCCACACCAGAGCACTACAATGTCCTGGAG GAGCTTATTGACATCAACCAGCACCACCTGAATGTGATTGGTGTCGGACACACGACCCTGGACACCCTGTGCCAGGTCACCCTGGCCAGAGGTCTACACAGCAAGCTGACTGGTGCCGGAGGAGGGGGCTGTGGCATTACCTTGCTTAGACCAG AAACGGAGTGCTCGGTGATCCAGAACACGATCCAGGACTTGAGAGACTGTGGCTATGACTGCTGGGAGACCCGTATCGGGGCAGCAGGTGTGCAACAGCACTCTCCCCTCGCTGTGAAAGAGCAGGTCCTGGAGGTTTTGGCGCGCTACTGA